A stretch of Triticum aestivum cultivar Chinese Spring chromosome 1D, IWGSC CS RefSeq v2.1, whole genome shotgun sequence DNA encodes these proteins:
- the LOC123181605 gene encoding scarecrow-like protein 6, with amino-acid sequence MRGMPFGGEGHAGRLQQPKLSAGFWAEPTSVLDRRHSPSPSPPSEASALSSEVASLAPGGDGKNVSPPPQQQAWPAGEDAAAGVKEEWAHQLAPLDMGMGLGAGEGWDGTAPPGLAGPDSTFLRWIIGGGEDASAGMAGVMDPPALELDHATSMMSPPAASLGPSLSPFAPAMEDAKGAPFGHAPSFLLHQHQHHPQPHAAFFGAHPSFESAPPPPKRHHPMAGAPAPKLPAFQGHLAPAGGFFPALKPKAGTANDEAAATVDQLAEAAKFAEAGDAFGAREILARLNYRLPAAPAAGTPLLRSAFYFKEALRLALSPNGETPAPPASTPYDVVLKLGAYKAFSEVSPVLQFAHLTCVQAVLDGLRGAGCIHVLDFDIGMGEQWASLMQELAQRRPATALKVTALVSPASHHPLELQLIHENLSSFAAELGVFFQFTVFNIDTLDPADLVAIAGGDALAVHLPVGAAHAAAMPAVLRLVKSLGAKVVVSVDRGCDRTELPFAAHLFQAFQSTVFLLESVDAVGTDPDTAGKIERFLVQPAVEQCVVGRHRASIEKAPLPWRAVFASAGFTPVQASTFAESQAESLLHKVPVRGFRVEKRAPGSLCLYWQRAELVSVSAWRC; translated from the coding sequence ATGAGAGGAATGCCCTTTGGTGGAGAGGGTCACGCGGGGAGACTGCAGCAGCCCAAGCTCAGCGCCGGCTTCTGGGCGGAGCCCACGTCCGTGCTCGACCGCCGCCACAGCCCCAGCCCCAGCCCGCCCTCCGAGGCTTCCGCGCTGTCGTCCGAGGTGGCGAGCCTCGCGCCCGGCGGCGACGGCAAGAACGTctccccgccgccgcagcagcaggcATGGCCGGCCGGGGAGGATGCCGCGGCGGGGGTCAAGGAGGAGTGGGCGCACCAGCTGGCGCCGCTCGACATGGGCATGGGCCTCGGCGCCGGCGAGGGGTGGGACGGCACGGCGCCGCCCGGGCTCGCCGGCCCTGACAGCACCTTCCTCCGCTGGATCATTGGCGGCGGCGAGGACGCGTCCGCGGGGATGGCCGGCGTCATGGATCCGCCCGCTCTGGAGCTCGACCACGCCACGTCTATGATGTCGCCGCCTGCGGCGTCTCTCGGGCCCAGCCTGTCGCCGTTCGCGCCGGCCATGGAGGACGCCAAGGGGGCCCCTTTCGGCCACGCGCCCAGCTTCCTGCTCCACCAGCACCAACACCACCCCCAGCCACACGCGGCCTTCTTTGGCGCGCACCCGTCTTTCgagtcggcgccgccgccgcccaagcgcCACCACCCGATGGCAGGCGCGCCGGCGCCGAAGCTGCCTGCTTTCCAGGGGCATCTCGCTCCGGCGGGCGGGTTCTTCCCCGCCCTGAAGCCCAAGGCGGGGACAGCGAACGACGAGGCGGCCGCCACGGTGGACCAGCTCGCCGAGGCTGCCAAGTTTGCCGAGGCGGGCGACGCCTTCGGCGCACGCGAGATATTGGCGCGGCTCAATTATCGGCTCCCCGCCGCCCCCGCGGCCGGGACGCCACTCCTCCGCTCTGCCTTCTACTTCAAGGAGGCTTTGCGCCTTGCGCTCTCCCCCAACGGAGAGACGCCCGCGCCGCCGGCGTCCACGCCGTACGACGTGGTCCTCAAGCTCGGCGCGTACAAGGCCTTCTCCGAGGTCTCCCCGGTGCTCCAGTTCGCGCACCTCACCTGCGTCCAGGCGGTGCTCGACGGGCTCCGCGGCGCAGGCTGcatccacgtgctcgacttcgacatCGGCATGGGCGAGCAGTGGGCGTCGCTGATGCAGGAGCTCGCGCAGCGCCGCCCGGCAACGGCGCTCAAGGTCACCGCATTGGTCTCGCCGGCGTCGCACCACCCGCTCGAGCTGCAGCTCATCCACGAGAACCTCTCCAGCTTCGCCGCCGAGCTCGGCGTGTTCTTCCAGTTCACCGTCTTCAACATCGACACCCTCGATCCCGCGGACCTGGTGGCAATCGCTGGCGGCGACGCCCTTGCCGTCCACCTCCCCGTCGGCGCCGCACACGCGGCAGCAATGCCCGCCGTCCTCCGCCTCGTGAAGAGCCTCGGCGCCAAGGTGGTCGTGTCCGTGGACCGCGGGTGCGACCGCACGGAGCTGCCCTTCGCCGCCCACCTGTTCCAGGCGTTCCAGTCCACCGTGTTCCTCCTCGAGTCCGTGGACGCCGTGGGCACGGACCCGGACACGGCCGGCAAGATCGAGCGGTTCCTGGTCCAGCCGGCCGTGGAGCAATGCGTGGTCGGGCGCCACCGCGCGTCCATCGAGAAGGCGCCGCTGCCGTGGCGGGCCGTGTTCGCGTCGGCCGGGTTCACGCCGGTGCAGGCCAGCACGTTCGCGGAGTCGCAGGCCGAGTCGCTGCTGCACAAGGTGCCCGTGCGGGGGTTCCGCGTCGAGAAGCGCGCCCCGGGCTCGCTCTGCCTCTACTGGCAACGCGCCGAGCTCGTGTCAGTCTCGGCGTGGCGGTGCTGA